The genomic interval TTGCCCGGCGCGGCGCTGCTGTGGGAACCGCGCGACGTGGTGGGCGGCGACTTCTATCACTTCGCCGCGTTCGCGGACGGCTGGTTCGGCGCGGTGGCGGACTGCACGGGGCACGGCGTGCCCGGCGCGTTCATGACGCTGCTCGCCTCCGCCTCGCTCACGCAGGCGCTCGAACAGTTGGGCCCGCGCGACCCGAGCGCGCTGCTCGCGGCAGTCAACCGCAACGTCAAGGGCCTGCTCGGCCAGGTGCACGGCGCGGGTGAGTCGCCGCAATCGAACGACGGCCTCGACGCCGCCTTTTTCTGGTTCGACAGCGCGAAGCAGCAACTCCATTTCGCGGGCGCGCGCATCGCGCTGCACGTGCTGCGCCCCGAGGCGGAGCACTTCGAGACCGTGGCGGGCGAACGCATGGGCGTGGGTTACGTGGACAGCCTCGCCGACCACGAATGGGCGCTGCACACGATCGACCTGCCCGCCGGCAGCCTGCTGTTCATCTCGACCGACGGGCTGATCGACCAGATCGGCGGCCCGAAGAAAATCGCTTTCGGCAAACGCCGCGCGCTCGACCTGATTCTCGAACGCCGCGCGCAAGCGCCCGCCTTCCTGTGTGACGCGCTGCGCGAAGCGCTCGTCGCGTGGCAAGGCGGTCAGTCGGACAAGGAAGCCGACAAACAATCGCGTCGCGACGACGTGACGCTATTCTTCACCCGCGTTTAAGGTAGTCCATGAACATGTCGGATTTCATCGATCAGGACGGTGCGTTCTTCGAACTCGCACAGCGCCGCAACCTGATCTTCTATCACAAGGGCTATTTCTCGCATAACATCGTCGCGGCGATGAGCGAGGTGGTGAAGCTGCAACTCGAAGTGGCGGGTGTGAGTACGCCCACGCGCCGCAAGCTCTTTTCGTCGTTTATCGAACTTTCGCAGAATATCGTGCATTATTCGGCCGACTCGCTCGTCGACGGCCTGGATAAGGGCGGCGCCGTGCGTGAAGGCGCCGTTTGCATCAGCACGGAAGGCGAACGTCACCTCATGATGTGCGCGAATCCGGTTGCTGCGGGCGCAGTGGACGATTTGCGCGAAAAGCTCGAGCCGTTGCGCAACATGACGCTCGAGGAAATCAAGGCGGCCTACAAGACCTCGCTGCGCGCGGAAACGCCGCCGGAAAGCAAGGGCGCGGGACTGGGCTTCCTGACGATGGCACGCGACGCGAGCGCACCGCTCGAATTCGCGTTTCATCCGCGCGCCGGCGATCCCGGCACTGTCCTTTTCTGCCTCAAGACCATCATCTGAGTAAAGTACGCGAACCAGCCATGGAAAATCTCTTCATTGCCGCCACGGCGACGTCGCCGGAGATCGATTTCCGGTTCGACCAGAACCTGCTTTCGCTCAGGGGCGAGTCGTATCCGGAGAACGCGGCCGCATTCTATTCGCCGATCATCGAGCGTCTGAATGCCTACCTCGAAAGCTGCTCGGACGCGGCGATCACCGTCGACGTGACCCTGACGTATTTCAATAGCTCCAGCACGAAGATGCTGTTCAGCATCTTCGATTCGCTCAACGAAACCGCCGCCGCGGGCAATCGCGTCCAGGTCAACTGGTATCGCGACGACGAGGACGAAACCATCCTCGAGTTCGGCGAAGAATTGCAAACCGACTTCACGGCGATCAAGTTCACCGATTGTCCCGTTTCGGTTTGAACACGGAGAGCAAGGTGCCGAACACCCCTGCGGACGCGTCGTCGAGCGACGCACCGGATCTGTTTCGCAATGAAAGCGACGCGCTGGAAAAGGCGCGCGCCACGCGTGCGGACGACCACGGCAGCGCCGAGCAATACCGCGCCGCGCTAGGCGACCTGATCGGGCATTTCGAGCGGCTGATGCGCGAAACGCGGCGGCTGATCGGCCGCAGCGATCGTGCCGAGCGCGAGATGCAGGCGCTCACGAATCAGCTCCAGTATCGCGCCACGCACGACGCGCTCACCGACGTGTTCAACCGCAGCGCCGTCATCGAGCGCACGGCGAAGGCGCTGCGCGCCGGCCGCGCGGTCATGATCCTGCTCGACATCGACGAGTTCAAGAAGGTCAACGACGACTTCGGCCATCCCGCTGGCGACGCCGTGATCATGGGGATCGTGAGCTGCCTGCGCCGGATCGTGGGCGACGAGGGGTTCATCGGCCGCGTGGGCGGCGAGGAATTCACGGTCGTGCTGCCGAAGTACGATCTTGCCGAAGCGCTGGAGATGGCCGACCGCATGCGTGTCGCCATCGCCACGCACGTGTTTCCCGCGCCGGTGCATCGCTGCATCACGGCGAGCTTCGGCATCAGCGCGAACGAGGCCGGCACCGACTTCGACACCGCCTACGGTCTCGCCGACTCCGCGCTCTATCGCGCGAAACGCGGCGGCCGCAACCGCGTGGTATCGGCCGACCCGCACGAAACTTCGGACCCGGCCCAGCCGCTTTAAGCGCCTGCTTTAAGCGCCTGCTTTAAGTGTCTTTTCCGCTCCGGCTACATCCCGGAGCGATCAAGTCTGCGGCCCGGCTGTGCTCAAGACGCGAGCCGCTCGTGCGCCTCGTGCTCGTGGCGCTGCGCGGTGAAGCGCAGCAGCGAGGTGTCGTAGCCGAGTTCGCGCGCGCGCCCGACGAGCTCCTTGGCGGTTCTCGCATCCGGTTCCGCGTCGCGCGTCAGGATCCACAGAAAACGCCCCGAGGGTTCGCCGACGATCGACCAGCGGTAGTCGTCGGCGTGATCGAGCACCCAGTAATGGCCCACGTAAAACGGGCCAAAAAACGACACCTTGAGCTTGGCGTTGCCGCTACCGGCCACGACCTTCGCGCGCCCGCGCGCCGCGCGGATCGGCCCGCTCGCCGAGCCTTCGCGGCACAGATTCAGCACGTCGATCAGACCGTCGCCACGCTTGGCGTATTGCGCCATCACGCCTTCGCAGCCGCGTTCGAAGCGATTGTCGTAGCGCGCGAATTCGAACCAGCGGCCCGCATACCGGTCGAGATCGACGGGCTTCAACGGCTCCGGGACCCGGCGATTACCGCGCGGGCCGCCCGCGAACGCACCAGACTTCTTGACCAGCACGGCGCCCACCGCGAGCGCGCCGAGGGCGAGCCATGCGGGGTGGATTCGATCTTCGTCTTTCATGCGGGATCCTCGTGGCACAAGTGGACGAGACCGGGACGCATGGTTCGTGCCCAGCGGCCCACGCGCGGCGGCGCGGTGGCCTTGCGCGACGAAACCGGCTGGCATGGCGCCGGCGGCATTTTGCAGGCTGCGCGCGGCGGGAACCCTTGCGCAGCGCGCGATGCGGGTCGAGCGCCGGATGGGCGCCAGCGTCTTCCAGGCGCCCCGTGCTCGCGCCTCGCCGTTGCGCACGCAACGGTTCGAGCGCATCGCAGCGCCAGCATCACGCCGATTCGTGCACGGGCCGCAACGCCGGCCGCCTCCTCGCGGCCCGCATCGCGCGCATCGACCTCAGTCGCCCCGCGTCGCGCTCAGCCGCCACGCAGCGGCCCGTTAGACGCAGTTCACTCGCTCGCGCCCGCCGCCTTCGAAGCCGCCGCAGCCGTCGAGGACACCGCCTTGCCCGCCGCGTCGACGATCTGCGCCGCGCCCTCGGCCGCCTGCGCCGGGCTGGGCACTTCCGCCGTAAGGATCGTGGCCTCGCCGCGTGCCGCGGATTGCTCCAGCGCGCCCGTCACCGCCATGAAGTTCTGATTCATGCGGCCTTCGGCGTCGGCTACGGCGTCGGTCAACGTGTCGAGCACGATTTCCGTGGCGTGGCGGAAGTACGCGACCGTCTTGGCCGTGCCCGCCAGCGAATAACTCGTTTGCAAACGCCACACGCCCAGCGGCGAGCGCTCTTCGGCGGCCGCCAACGCGATCGCGCGCTGCTCGTCGAGACTCGTGCGGATCGCCTGCGCCGTGAGATCGGCGAGACGCGTGGCCGCGCCGCCCCAGATGCCCATCCAGCTCGCCGCACCGGCATTCGCATGGAGGGCGGGGTTGACGCTCACATTCGTCACTTGAAGGTCGCTCATGATCTGACTCCTGTCTATATAGAGACGTGAAAGAGACGGCTAAAACCAGGGTTCGATGACAACAATGCAGCGCGACAATTGGGTGCGCCGCTTGAGGCTCGAATCACGCAACGGCCGTGCCTTCGCGGCGGCGTGCGGCGCAGCGAATTCACTTGCCGATACACCGCCGGGCCGACCATCGATCGCTACTGCGACGACCTTACGCCTCGAATAAGGCACCGAAACGAATCACACGAATGGAGCAACGGGTGAAAACTGCACTGACGTCACGCCCAAAGCTACACGAACGACCATGCGTAATTTCCCCGAGGCTACGCACTGCGCATCACGCCACGCGCCGCGCCTTACCAGGCGGACTTCAATTCGTCATACGGCAGGCGTTTTTGCATTGCGGCATGTCTGGAACGGAGCTTGCTTAAAGGGTTTCCAATTGCTCGATTACGCACATGCGGCCGCATCGAGCGATCCAGCGAATCGCCGATCCACACTGCACATCCGGGGAGTCACCCTTGTCGCTCAACGTCCTGATGGTTGCCGCCGAAGCCGCGCCGCTCGCCAAGAGCGGCGGCCTCGGGGACATGGTTAGTGCTTCCTCCGCGGCACTGCGTCAACGCGGCGCCGATGTTTCCATCCTCATGCCCGGCTACGAGTGCGCCTTCGATCGCGCCCGCGCCGCCACGCCGCTCGGCTATATCCGCGATCTGCCCGGCGGCGACGCGCGTTTGTGGCGCGCCGCGATGCCCGATTCCGACGTGCCGGTGCTGCTCCTGCAAATGGATCATCTCTATGCGGGCCGAGGCAGCGGTCTCTATCAGGACGCGACGGGCCGCGAATATATCGACAATTTCGCGCGTTTCGTCTCGCTCTCGGCCGCCGCTGCGCGTATCGCGACCGGCGTGCGCGGCGTGGTGCGGCCGCGCGTGGTGCATGCGCACGACTGGCACGCCGGGCTCACGCCGCTCTTCATGAAGCTCGCGGGCGCCTCGGCGAAAAGCGTGTTCACGATCCACAACCTCGCGTTCCAGGGCAACTATCCCACTGCGCTCGCCCCGTACGCGGGCATTCCTTCAGGATTGCTGAACGCTTCGCCGGACGACGCGCAGAGCATTGAGTTCTACGAAACGCTGAGCTTCATGAAAGCGGCCATCGTCTACGCGGACCGTGTGACGACGGTGAGCGAGCGCTATGCGCGCGAGATTCTCACGCCGCGCTTCGGCAATCGCATGGAAGGCGTGCTGGCCGCGCACACGGGCAAGCTCAGCGGCATCATCAACGGGATCGACGACGACACCTGGAATCCCGCCGACGATCCCGCACTCGCGCAGCCCTACGGTATCGACGATCTCGCGGGCAAGCACGCCTGCAAAAAGGCGCTGCAGCAGAGCTACGGCCTGCACGTCGATCCGTTCGCGCCGCTCGTGGCGATCGGCAGCCGCCTCACGGAACAGAAGCTCGCCGACGTGGTGTGCGAAGCCCTGCCCGCCGCGCTCGCGCGCTGGCCGCGCGTGCAGTTCGCGATCCTCGGCCAGGGCGACGCACGCATCGAAAACGCGTTGCGCCGGCTCGCGCGCGAATGGCCGGGCCGGCTCGGCGTGCATATCGGTTACGACGAAGATCGCGCGCACCGCCTGCACGCAGGCGCCGACATTCTGCTGCACGGCAGCCGCTTCGAGCCCTGCGGTCTCACGCAGCTTTACGCCATGCGTTACGGCACGATTCCGGTGGCGTCGCGCGTGGGCGGTCTCGCCGACACCATCGACGATTGCCCGGCCTCGGAAGACGGCACGCACACGACCCGCGCGAACGGTTTCCTGTTCACGGGCGAGCACGCGAGCGACGTGTTCCATGCGCTCGGCCGCGCGCTCGGCGCCTTCGCGCAACCCACGCTCTGGCGCGCGCTCCAGCGCAACGCGATGAAGCGCGATTCGAGCTGGCGCGTGCCGGTGGCGCGCTATCTGGACCTCTATCGCTCGCTCACGCAAGGGCAGATCGCGCCGGCCTCGCAGGTCGCGCGCGTGAGCGGCAATGCGGTGGCGCGCAAGACGAACCCGGCGCGACAACGCCGGGCGCAGGC from Paraburkholderia acidisoli carries:
- a CDS encoding SpoIIE family protein phosphatase, with product MHPALAQFRRPGVPQSPRCAGDLSQEVPAVDSADSNSLVMEIFYSRRDMVSLAVIEGDRPIGLINRDIFLSQMSKPFHRELYDKKSCIAFMDKEPLIVDADMTLEALTFKTVEVGEKALVDGFIVTKEGRFAGIGNGLQLLGAVAEMQAERNRQVMQSIEYASVIQQAMLRASRDALAEKLPGAALLWEPRDVVGGDFYHFAAFADGWFGAVADCTGHGVPGAFMTLLASASLTQALEQLGPRDPSALLAAVNRNVKGLLGQVHGAGESPQSNDGLDAAFFWFDSAKQQLHFAGARIALHVLRPEAEHFETVAGERMGVGYVDSLADHEWALHTIDLPAGSLLFISTDGLIDQIGGPKKIAFGKRRALDLILERRAQAPAFLCDALREALVAWQGGQSDKEADKQSRRDDVTLFFTRV
- a CDS encoding SiaB family protein kinase yields the protein MSDFIDQDGAFFELAQRRNLIFYHKGYFSHNIVAAMSEVVKLQLEVAGVSTPTRRKLFSSFIELSQNIVHYSADSLVDGLDKGGAVREGAVCISTEGERHLMMCANPVAAGAVDDLREKLEPLRNMTLEEIKAAYKTSLRAETPPESKGAGLGFLTMARDASAPLEFAFHPRAGDPGTVLFCLKTII
- a CDS encoding DUF1987 domain-containing protein; the protein is MENLFIAATATSPEIDFRFDQNLLSLRGESYPENAAAFYSPIIERLNAYLESCSDAAITVDVTLTYFNSSSTKMLFSIFDSLNETAAAGNRVQVNWYRDDEDETILEFGEELQTDFTAIKFTDCPVSV
- a CDS encoding GGDEF domain-containing protein, producing the protein MPNTPADASSSDAPDLFRNESDALEKARATRADDHGSAEQYRAALGDLIGHFERLMRETRRLIGRSDRAEREMQALTNQLQYRATHDALTDVFNRSAVIERTAKALRAGRAVMILLDIDEFKKVNDDFGHPAGDAVIMGIVSCLRRIVGDEGFIGRVGGEEFTVVLPKYDLAEALEMADRMRVAIATHVFPAPVHRCITASFGISANEAGTDFDTAYGLADSALYRAKRGGRNRVVSADPHETSDPAQPL
- a CDS encoding lipocalin family protein, with amino-acid sequence MKDEDRIHPAWLALGALAVGAVLVKKSGAFAGGPRGNRRVPEPLKPVDLDRYAGRWFEFARYDNRFERGCEGVMAQYAKRGDGLIDVLNLCREGSASGPIRAARGRAKVVAGSGNAKLKVSFFGPFYVGHYWVLDHADDYRWSIVGEPSGRFLWILTRDAEPDARTAKELVGRARELGYDTSLLRFTAQRHEHEAHERLAS
- the phaP gene encoding TIGR01841 family phasin (Members of this family are phasins (small proteins associated with inclusions such as PHA granules). Note that several different families of phasins have been named PhaP despite very little sequence similarity to each other.); its protein translation is MSDLQVTNVSVNPALHANAGAASWMGIWGGAATRLADLTAQAIRTSLDEQRAIALAAAEERSPLGVWRLQTSYSLAGTAKTVAYFRHATEIVLDTLTDAVADAEGRMNQNFMAVTGALEQSAARGEATILTAEVPSPAQAAEGAAQIVDAAGKAVSSTAAAASKAAGASE
- the glgA gene encoding glycogen synthase GlgA, with translation MSLNVLMVAAEAAPLAKSGGLGDMVSASSAALRQRGADVSILMPGYECAFDRARAATPLGYIRDLPGGDARLWRAAMPDSDVPVLLLQMDHLYAGRGSGLYQDATGREYIDNFARFVSLSAAAARIATGVRGVVRPRVVHAHDWHAGLTPLFMKLAGASAKSVFTIHNLAFQGNYPTALAPYAGIPSGLLNASPDDAQSIEFYETLSFMKAAIVYADRVTTVSERYAREILTPRFGNRMEGVLAAHTGKLSGIINGIDDDTWNPADDPALAQPYGIDDLAGKHACKKALQQSYGLHVDPFAPLVAIGSRLTEQKLADVVCEALPAALARWPRVQFAILGQGDARIENALRRLAREWPGRLGVHIGYDEDRAHRLHAGADILLHGSRFEPCGLTQLYAMRYGTIPVASRVGGLADTIDDCPASEDGTHTTRANGFLFTGEHASDVFHALGRALGAFAQPTLWRALQRNAMKRDSSWRVPVARYLDLYRSLTQGQIAPASQVARVSGNAVARKTNPARQRRAQAEVRRSA